Proteins from a single region of Desulfobacterales bacterium:
- a CDS encoding UxaA family hydrolase — protein MSKVKAVTKKLIIMNPEDNVAVCLCSLEPGEEIDIVYNNDEMVLKIMDQIPLGHKVSLKKILKETSIIKYGEIIGKAKSEITVGKHVHVHNVTDY, from the coding sequence TTGAGCAAAGTTAAAGCTGTCACGAAAAAACTAATCATCATGAATCCTGAAGACAATGTGGCTGTCTGTCTCTGTAGCCTAGAGCCAGGTGAAGAGATCGATATAGTCTATAATAACGATGAAATGGTTTTGAAGATTATGGATCAGATTCCGCTGGGGCATAAAGTTTCCCTAAAAAAAATATTAAAAGAAACTTCCATCATAAAATATGGCGAAATCATAGGGAAAGCAAAATCGGAAATCACAGTTGGAAAGCATGTTCATGTTCATAATGTTACGGATTATTAA